The following coding sequences are from one Nymphalis io chromosome 5, ilAglIoxx1.1, whole genome shotgun sequence window:
- the LOC126768693 gene encoding band 7 protein AGAP004871-like isoform X4 → MGNCDTGTTCAITIQMPNPHAVGCVEKFATFFSFLLVIITFPFSLFECFKVVQEFERAVIFRLGRLRKGGVRGPGLFFILPCVDTYRKVDLRTVSFDVPPQEVLTRDSVTVAVDAVVYYRIKEPLNAVVRVADYSASTRLLAATTLRNVLGMRDLAQLLSDREAISHMMQANLDVATDPWGVEVERVEIKDVRLPVQLQRAMAAEAEADREARAKIIAAEGEIKASKALREASLVMIDNPTALQLRYLQSLNTISAEKSSTIIFPFPMDFLKSFLSGSGPSIPPPLPV, encoded by the exons ATGGGAA aTTGTGATACGGGTACGACTTGCGCTATCACGATACAAATGC CAAATCCACATGCAGTTGGATGCGTTGAAAAATttgcaacatttttttcttttctcctTGTCATTATTACATTTCCGTTTTCgttatttgaatgttttaag GTCGTGCAAGAGTTTGAACGCGCAGTGATTTTCCGTCTCGGTCGATTACGTAAAGGTGGTGTGAGAGGGCCTGGACTCTTCTTCATATTACCCTGTGTCGATACTTATAGAAAAGTAGATTTAAGAACAGTATCATTTGATGTACCACCTCAAGAG GTTCTCACAAGAGATTCAGTCACTGTCGCGGTCGATGCAGTTGTTTATTATAGAATTAAGGAACCGTTAAACGCAGTAGTTCGTGTTGCAGATTATAG tgCTTCTACTCGTCTCCTCGCTGCGACAACTCTCCGTAATGTACTGGGTATGCGTGACTTAGCCCAGCTGTTATCCGATCGTGAAGCTATCAGTCACATGATGCAAGCTAACTTGGACGTAGCGACTGATCCTTGGGGAGTTGAAGTGGAAAGAgttgaaat CAAAGATGTGCGGCTCCCAGTACAGTTGCAAAGAGCAATGGCGGCTGAAGCAGAAGCTGATAGAGAGGCCCGAGCTAAAATAATTGCTGCTGAGGGTGAAATTAAAGCCTCAAAGGCTCTAAGAGAAGCATCTCTCGTTATGATAGACAATCCTACTGCTCTACAA TTAAGGTACCTACAATCACTCAACACAATATCAGCTGAGAAGAGCTCAACAATTATATTTCCGTTCCCGATGGATTTCCTCAAAAGTTTCTTGAGTGGCTCGGGACCCAGCATACCTCCGCCATTACCAGTATAA
- the LOC126768693 gene encoding mechanosensory protein 2-like isoform X5 gives MGTNPHAVGCVEKFATFFSFLLVIITFPFSLFECFKVVQEFERAVIFRLGRLRKGGVRGPGLFFILPCVDTYRKVDLRTVSFDVPPQEVLTRDSVTVAVDAVVYYRIKEPLNAVVRVADYSASTRLLAATTLRNVLGMRDLAQLLSDREAISHMMQANLDVATDPWGVEVERVEIKDVRLPVQLQRAMAAEAEADREARAKIIAAEGEIKASKALREASLVMIDNPTALQLRYLQSLNTISAEKSSTIIFPFPMDFLKSFLSGSGPSIPPPLPV, from the exons ATGGGAA CAAATCCACATGCAGTTGGATGCGTTGAAAAATttgcaacatttttttcttttctcctTGTCATTATTACATTTCCGTTTTCgttatttgaatgttttaag GTCGTGCAAGAGTTTGAACGCGCAGTGATTTTCCGTCTCGGTCGATTACGTAAAGGTGGTGTGAGAGGGCCTGGACTCTTCTTCATATTACCCTGTGTCGATACTTATAGAAAAGTAGATTTAAGAACAGTATCATTTGATGTACCACCTCAAGAG GTTCTCACAAGAGATTCAGTCACTGTCGCGGTCGATGCAGTTGTTTATTATAGAATTAAGGAACCGTTAAACGCAGTAGTTCGTGTTGCAGATTATAG tgCTTCTACTCGTCTCCTCGCTGCGACAACTCTCCGTAATGTACTGGGTATGCGTGACTTAGCCCAGCTGTTATCCGATCGTGAAGCTATCAGTCACATGATGCAAGCTAACTTGGACGTAGCGACTGATCCTTGGGGAGTTGAAGTGGAAAGAgttgaaat CAAAGATGTGCGGCTCCCAGTACAGTTGCAAAGAGCAATGGCGGCTGAAGCAGAAGCTGATAGAGAGGCCCGAGCTAAAATAATTGCTGCTGAGGGTGAAATTAAAGCCTCAAAGGCTCTAAGAGAAGCATCTCTCGTTATGATAGACAATCCTACTGCTCTACAA TTAAGGTACCTACAATCACTCAACACAATATCAGCTGAGAAGAGCTCAACAATTATATTTCCGTTCCCGATGGATTTCCTCAAAAGTTTCTTGAGTGGCTCGGGACCCAGCATACCTCCGCCATTACCAGTATAA
- the LOC126768693 gene encoding band 7 protein AGAP004871-like isoform X1, with protein sequence MDFGCHDKDSGEVECYFEIHCDTGTTCAITIQMPNPHAVGCVEKFATFFSFLLVIITFPFSLFECFKVVQEFERAVIFRLGRLRKGGVRGPGLFFILPCVDTYRKVDLRTVSFDVPPQEVLTRDSVTVAVDAVVYYRIKEPLNAVVRVADYSASTRLLAATTLRNVLGMRDLAQLLSDREAISHMMQANLDVATDPWGVEVERVEIKDVRLPVQLQRAMAAEAEADREARAKIIAAEGEIKASKALREASLVMIDNPTALQLRYLQSLNTISAEKSSTIIFPFPMDFLKSFLSGSGPSIPPPLPV encoded by the exons ATGGATTTCGGTTGTCATGACAAGGACTCGGGCGAAGTGGAGTGCTACTTCGAAATAC aTTGTGATACGGGTACGACTTGCGCTATCACGATACAAATGC CAAATCCACATGCAGTTGGATGCGTTGAAAAATttgcaacatttttttcttttctcctTGTCATTATTACATTTCCGTTTTCgttatttgaatgttttaag GTCGTGCAAGAGTTTGAACGCGCAGTGATTTTCCGTCTCGGTCGATTACGTAAAGGTGGTGTGAGAGGGCCTGGACTCTTCTTCATATTACCCTGTGTCGATACTTATAGAAAAGTAGATTTAAGAACAGTATCATTTGATGTACCACCTCAAGAG GTTCTCACAAGAGATTCAGTCACTGTCGCGGTCGATGCAGTTGTTTATTATAGAATTAAGGAACCGTTAAACGCAGTAGTTCGTGTTGCAGATTATAG tgCTTCTACTCGTCTCCTCGCTGCGACAACTCTCCGTAATGTACTGGGTATGCGTGACTTAGCCCAGCTGTTATCCGATCGTGAAGCTATCAGTCACATGATGCAAGCTAACTTGGACGTAGCGACTGATCCTTGGGGAGTTGAAGTGGAAAGAgttgaaat CAAAGATGTGCGGCTCCCAGTACAGTTGCAAAGAGCAATGGCGGCTGAAGCAGAAGCTGATAGAGAGGCCCGAGCTAAAATAATTGCTGCTGAGGGTGAAATTAAAGCCTCAAAGGCTCTAAGAGAAGCATCTCTCGTTATGATAGACAATCCTACTGCTCTACAA TTAAGGTACCTACAATCACTCAACACAATATCAGCTGAGAAGAGCTCAACAATTATATTTCCGTTCCCGATGGATTTCCTCAAAAGTTTCTTGAGTGGCTCGGGACCCAGCATACCTCCGCCATTACCAGTATAA
- the LOC126768693 gene encoding band 7 protein AGAP004871-like isoform X3, with protein MDFGCHDKDSGEVECYFEIPNPHAVGCVEKFATFFSFLLVIITFPFSLFECFKVVQEFERAVIFRLGRLRKGGVRGPGLFFILPCVDTYRKVDLRTVSFDVPPQEVLTRDSVTVAVDAVVYYRIKEPLNAVVRVADYSASTRLLAATTLRNVLGMRDLAQLLSDREAISHMMQANLDVATDPWGVEVERVEIKDVRLPVQLQRAMAAEAEADREARAKIIAAEGEIKASKALREASLVMIDNPTALQLRYLQSLNTISAEKSSTIIFPFPMDFLKSFLSGSGPSIPPPLPV; from the exons ATGGATTTCGGTTGTCATGACAAGGACTCGGGCGAAGTGGAGTGCTACTTCGAAATAC CAAATCCACATGCAGTTGGATGCGTTGAAAAATttgcaacatttttttcttttctcctTGTCATTATTACATTTCCGTTTTCgttatttgaatgttttaag GTCGTGCAAGAGTTTGAACGCGCAGTGATTTTCCGTCTCGGTCGATTACGTAAAGGTGGTGTGAGAGGGCCTGGACTCTTCTTCATATTACCCTGTGTCGATACTTATAGAAAAGTAGATTTAAGAACAGTATCATTTGATGTACCACCTCAAGAG GTTCTCACAAGAGATTCAGTCACTGTCGCGGTCGATGCAGTTGTTTATTATAGAATTAAGGAACCGTTAAACGCAGTAGTTCGTGTTGCAGATTATAG tgCTTCTACTCGTCTCCTCGCTGCGACAACTCTCCGTAATGTACTGGGTATGCGTGACTTAGCCCAGCTGTTATCCGATCGTGAAGCTATCAGTCACATGATGCAAGCTAACTTGGACGTAGCGACTGATCCTTGGGGAGTTGAAGTGGAAAGAgttgaaat CAAAGATGTGCGGCTCCCAGTACAGTTGCAAAGAGCAATGGCGGCTGAAGCAGAAGCTGATAGAGAGGCCCGAGCTAAAATAATTGCTGCTGAGGGTGAAATTAAAGCCTCAAAGGCTCTAAGAGAAGCATCTCTCGTTATGATAGACAATCCTACTGCTCTACAA TTAAGGTACCTACAATCACTCAACACAATATCAGCTGAGAAGAGCTCAACAATTATATTTCCGTTCCCGATGGATTTCCTCAAAAGTTTCTTGAGTGGCTCGGGACCCAGCATACCTCCGCCATTACCAGTATAA
- the LOC126768693 gene encoding mechanosensory protein 2-like isoform X7, giving the protein MTRTRAKWSATSKYVVQEFERAVIFRLGRLRKGGVRGPGLFFILPCVDTYRKVDLRTVSFDVPPQEVLTRDSVTVAVDAVVYYRIKEPLNAVVRVADYSASTRLLAATTLRNVLGMRDLAQLLSDREAISHMMQANLDVATDPWGVEVERVEIKDVRLPVQLQRAMAAEAEADREARAKIIAAEGEIKASKALREASLVMIDNPTALQLRYLQSLNTISAEKSSTIIFPFPMDFLKSFLSGSGPSIPPPLPV; this is encoded by the exons ATGACAAGGACTCGGGCGAAGTGGAGTGCTACTTCGAAATAC GTCGTGCAAGAGTTTGAACGCGCAGTGATTTTCCGTCTCGGTCGATTACGTAAAGGTGGTGTGAGAGGGCCTGGACTCTTCTTCATATTACCCTGTGTCGATACTTATAGAAAAGTAGATTTAAGAACAGTATCATTTGATGTACCACCTCAAGAG GTTCTCACAAGAGATTCAGTCACTGTCGCGGTCGATGCAGTTGTTTATTATAGAATTAAGGAACCGTTAAACGCAGTAGTTCGTGTTGCAGATTATAG tgCTTCTACTCGTCTCCTCGCTGCGACAACTCTCCGTAATGTACTGGGTATGCGTGACTTAGCCCAGCTGTTATCCGATCGTGAAGCTATCAGTCACATGATGCAAGCTAACTTGGACGTAGCGACTGATCCTTGGGGAGTTGAAGTGGAAAGAgttgaaat CAAAGATGTGCGGCTCCCAGTACAGTTGCAAAGAGCAATGGCGGCTGAAGCAGAAGCTGATAGAGAGGCCCGAGCTAAAATAATTGCTGCTGAGGGTGAAATTAAAGCCTCAAAGGCTCTAAGAGAAGCATCTCTCGTTATGATAGACAATCCTACTGCTCTACAA TTAAGGTACCTACAATCACTCAACACAATATCAGCTGAGAAGAGCTCAACAATTATATTTCCGTTCCCGATGGATTTCCTCAAAAGTTTCTTGAGTGGCTCGGGACCCAGCATACCTCCGCCATTACCAGTATAA
- the LOC126768693 gene encoding band 7 protein AGAP004871-like isoform X2, with amino-acid sequence MHTELRSVSTRRDNVPSHCDTGTTCAITIQMPNPHAVGCVEKFATFFSFLLVIITFPFSLFECFKVVQEFERAVIFRLGRLRKGGVRGPGLFFILPCVDTYRKVDLRTVSFDVPPQEVLTRDSVTVAVDAVVYYRIKEPLNAVVRVADYSASTRLLAATTLRNVLGMRDLAQLLSDREAISHMMQANLDVATDPWGVEVERVEIKDVRLPVQLQRAMAAEAEADREARAKIIAAEGEIKASKALREASLVMIDNPTALQLRYLQSLNTISAEKSSTIIFPFPMDFLKSFLSGSGPSIPPPLPV; translated from the exons aTGCATACGGAACTAAGATCTGTAAGCACTAGACGTGATAACGTACCCAGCC aTTGTGATACGGGTACGACTTGCGCTATCACGATACAAATGC CAAATCCACATGCAGTTGGATGCGTTGAAAAATttgcaacatttttttcttttctcctTGTCATTATTACATTTCCGTTTTCgttatttgaatgttttaag GTCGTGCAAGAGTTTGAACGCGCAGTGATTTTCCGTCTCGGTCGATTACGTAAAGGTGGTGTGAGAGGGCCTGGACTCTTCTTCATATTACCCTGTGTCGATACTTATAGAAAAGTAGATTTAAGAACAGTATCATTTGATGTACCACCTCAAGAG GTTCTCACAAGAGATTCAGTCACTGTCGCGGTCGATGCAGTTGTTTATTATAGAATTAAGGAACCGTTAAACGCAGTAGTTCGTGTTGCAGATTATAG tgCTTCTACTCGTCTCCTCGCTGCGACAACTCTCCGTAATGTACTGGGTATGCGTGACTTAGCCCAGCTGTTATCCGATCGTGAAGCTATCAGTCACATGATGCAAGCTAACTTGGACGTAGCGACTGATCCTTGGGGAGTTGAAGTGGAAAGAgttgaaat CAAAGATGTGCGGCTCCCAGTACAGTTGCAAAGAGCAATGGCGGCTGAAGCAGAAGCTGATAGAGAGGCCCGAGCTAAAATAATTGCTGCTGAGGGTGAAATTAAAGCCTCAAAGGCTCTAAGAGAAGCATCTCTCGTTATGATAGACAATCCTACTGCTCTACAA TTAAGGTACCTACAATCACTCAACACAATATCAGCTGAGAAGAGCTCAACAATTATATTTCCGTTCCCGATGGATTTCCTCAAAAGTTTCTTGAGTGGCTCGGGACCCAGCATACCTCCGCCATTACCAGTATAA
- the LOC126768693 gene encoding stomatin-like isoform X6: MQETQEADKLIEKVMVLISIIFVILTFPLSLFCIFVVVRQFERAVILRNGKIYKNRAYGPGLIFYLPCVDSIKFIDLRTFVYAVPPQDALTKDSLTVSVDAVVFYKITDPVLAVLSVTDYKVSTHYLAATTLRNALGTRKLSEVLANRPAVSHQVFELMKHIIRDWGIQVVRVEIKDIRLPIQLQKAMAVEAESTRLANAKIIAAKAEIDSTRNLELATGILMDNPICMQLRYLQSLNTIAGEKTHTIVFPFSVDTFKKIFNK; the protein is encoded by the exons ATGCAAGAAACACAag AGGCAGACAAGCTCATTGAAAAAGTGATggtattaatatcaattatttttgtcaTACTAACATTCCCTCTATCTCTCTTCTGTATTTTCGTG GTTGTCCGTCAATTTGAAAGAGCAGTAATATTGCGCAATggcaaaatatacaaaaatcgtGCATATGGACCAGGCCTTATCTTTTATTTACCTTGTGTTGATTCTATCAAATTCATAGATTTGCGTACCTTTGTTTATGCCGTACCACCACAAGAT GCCCTCACTAAGGACTCGCTCACCGTATCCGTGGATGCGgttgtattttacaaaataacagaTCCTGTTCTAGCTGTTTTAAGTGTAACCGATTACAA AGTGTCAACCCACTACCTAGCTGCAACAACACTTCGTAATGCACTCGGAACAAGAAAGCTATCAGAAGTATTAGCAAATAGACCAGCCGTGAGTCACCAAGTATTCGAACTCATGAAACATATAATCAGAGATTGGGGAATCCAGGTCGTCAGAGTTGAAAT taAAGATATTCGCCTGcctattcaattacaaaaagcGATGGCCGTAGAAGCTGAATCGACGAGATTAGCCAATGCTAAAATTATTGCTGCAAAAGCTGAAATCGATTCGACGAGGAACCTTGAACTAGCTACGGGTATTCTTATGGACAATCCGATATGCATGCAG CTCAGATATTTGCAGTCACTGAATACTATTGCCGGCGAGAAAACACATACAATTGTCTTTCCTTTCTCCGTGGACACCTTTAagaagatatttaataaatga